The Penaeus monodon isolate SGIC_2016 chromosome 6, NSTDA_Pmon_1, whole genome shotgun sequence genomic sequence gtgtgtgtgtataagtgcatttataaatatatgtaattatatgtatgtgtgtatatatatatatatatatatataatatattatatatatatatatatatatatatatatcatatatcatatatatatatatatatatatatatatatatatatatatatatatatatatatatatatattcatacatatataaatatataaatacaagtatctatgtgtgtgtgtgtgtgtgtgtgtgtgtgtgtgtgtgtgtgtgtgtgtgtgtgtgtgtgtgtgtgtttgtgttgtatgtgggtgtatgtgcgtgcgtgtgcatgtgtgtatgtgtgggtgggtttgtgtgtgtgtgtgtgtaatgtatatatttttcaaaaaaaaaaaacattacacattACTTCTTTTGCTTAGTCTAATGCGCCCTGCAATCTACATTATAGCAAATATGGAAATCCTAAGACACTTTATTCCCCTCCTATTagcctaaataaaaaaaataaataaataaaatgaatgataataacaaactccTAACCGTCACCCTTCCCAATTGCAATTCAGACACAACTTTTAGTAATTATGAGAAAATTGCTCGTTCTGAAAATTATACAGAGTAATTGTGTTAACGTGCTGGTTTGTGCAACACTATGATTAATCAAAGTGAAGCAGAAGTTCAACCGCCCAACTGGATTAAAAGATTTGAATCATTTGGGACTGCTTGCGTTGAAAGGGTGCAATATTCATGCAGAAAATTAAAGCTTTCCGtcaaaggtgattttttttttcctcttttttacttattttctttcaatGTCTTCTTTAGTTCTGTTTTATTTACTTACAAATTGATTTATCTGCTTATTAGTTTGAGTGATTTTGACAGTGATAAATCTTACGGAATATATACAAACGCACTcacgtacacatacacccacagtGGGaggaacaaatgtttttttttatgacaatttGCATTTTAAATTAACTCTTAGAACATAACAGAAGTCAGGGTTAATATTGGATACCACAAACGAACGACCTCTTAATGCATTCACATTATACTCAGTAGTTACTACATTTGCAATAAGTTACAGTACAAGTTTACCCTGTTTATAATAATGCTATTCATTTAACTGCTTACAAATTGTAAGACGGAAGGTAATGTTAGAGTTGATAACTTTCTGAAGTGCAATTTAATTAAAGGAAAGGGCGATATTAAAACAAGCTCCCGCTGTTGCTTAACTGTGTAGgttgataataaacataaataaacacggTTTACTTTTTCCTGGTTGTAAGAAATTATAACCAATTGCATTAGCTTTGTTTATCAATGTATTTGACGGCATTCTAATTATCTTTAAGTTGCGTTTTGATATCAAACTATCTCAGCAACTCCCTTCTTGATTTCCATAATCTATAATACAAGCAAAAGGGGCACCCCTCGCCCCCATTTTAAAAGCAGGATGTCATCGAAATATTAAAAATTGTGTTTCCCTTACTCTCATAAACAAATCACAGTATATATCCAGAATTCTTATactcatattttttcccaaattagatTAATCATTTACTTCTCGTTCAGTCCAGTGAATTGTTTGAAATATCAAGGAAATTGCTTCCCGTGATTGCAATCATCGCAGTGAATGTTCTTACTCAGaggtcttttttttatgtctttcaaCTACCtcttaatttatatatcaaattcatACCGAACAAAGCCACGGGGATCGTGCAAGGTTGTTCTATTTGTTGTTAAAGGTCTATCTTATTAGAGAATGAACCGAATGTTCCCATCACTCCACGAACTTACACAAAATTAAATCCAAAATCAGCATGAAGTTTGTCTTGTCAAACCTCAGCATATTGGATTGTTACGCTAGAATTTGGAATAGAGAATCAAACCTGTCGACTTGATATTCAGCTTTTATGTGTGTAAAATGATCTTTAAATTGCTGAAAGAAAGCTCTCTCCTTTTTGCCATAAAGGTCATGTATGTCTAGATGATAGATTTGCAGTCAGTCTATAAATCTTTTGTTTGAAGGAAGagttcattatcataaatatatagatgcaattcctcgtcctcttctttggTGGCTGTCTACTTGCAATCTACTGTAATATCTCTACaaactgataaagaaaaaatatgaaccccttaaaaagaaaaatgcaaatctcCTACTGGAATAGTACAGCTGATGCTGAGTGAGTAGTTATATTCCATGCCAAAAGTTACAGTGAACAGTAGTATTAATCGTTTTAGTAACTGTCAGGGTATACTTTACTTCAGTGTCAAACTTTTTTACTCTATCGAGCCAGATGTAATATGTTTATAAGTGATATTCTTGCAAGACTAAAGCCCGATTATACCATAAAAAGCACACGAAATAATGAAATCTGTTGGTTAAGGCAAAGTCGAAATAAGTATTTCGACTTTGGGTTAAGATACtgaataattaagaaatatttgCAATCTACGCCAATTGTTTTAACTTCCAGAGCAGGTTAGTCAAACGTCATTCTGTAGCACATCATGCCATGTTtgcatatttgcaattattgattaATAAAGCAAAGTAGTATTTTCCCATGAAAATTCATAGTGTGTAGTCCCTTGtcttttcaacaacaacaaaaaaaaaaaaaataacagctctCCTACAGATCAGGcacaagaaagacaaaaaaaaaagaaaaaaaaaaaagcatatcatCATCTGGCACTATTGAGAACATTACTGGGACATCAAACAGAGATGGATCCTGTAGAGCAGGGCTGCCATACTCATTTACCCCAGAGGCCATATATCACGTTACAGATGATTATCAGCCGACGCGACGAAACAGCCATGTGCAAGTCAAAGGCCAAGAACCTTCATCATTGCTCGCTCAAGAGAACAAAAATATGTATCTTATCCATTACAGACTCCTGCTCATCGAATTAAATCGGTAAAATGAGCGCGTGATTGTTTCCTCGATATCAACCAATAATCCACGATGAGTATGCAAGGATTCCAGAagcattttcttttcaaaattaagAACAGAAATTACATATTTCCCTCACTATTcgtattaaaaaaacacaattttattatgtaaatctAAATTTCCATACTACGAAAAGGATCATCTTTACACATACTGAAAACTTTACACACAGCAGGCCAACATCGCAATTTATATGAAAACACATATGAATAGTTATTGTgctgaatggaaaaacacttccgtgctgatactatggaataaAAAAgctcaatacaaaaactagatttattgaaaatgagactacaattccgtaatccacctggattccatcctcaggtcaggatggaatccagatggatttcaaaactgtagtctcattttcaataaatctagtttttgtattgtggggtttttcttccattgctaTTGTGTTTGCAATTTGCATTAGAAAAAGGCTGCATACCGAACTACTAACGAGTGACGCCAGAAAGAGCCACCTTAGGAAGACTATCGCAAATGGACAACTAGATATTAACATGCCCGTTATATGGCGTATAACCATTAACATCCTTAGAGCACGTTGAATTACATTCTTGCACTACATATTTCTAACAATGATGGTTAACGGttagaaataaatgtgctagacatcaaaggtcgtATAGCACTATGGCAAAGTACTGTGGCGATGAAATGTGTTAATGTCAAAGGTCGTAGAGCGCTGTACGAGAGAATGGTAATTAAAGGGTATAGAGAAGGAGTACGGCGAAGAGGTTAAGTGTATAGAGAGATCAGACGAGGAACGAGGAAAACTGCAAAGGGCCATTATGAAACAATTAACGGGTAATACGGGTAGAAATGGTTGTTGGATAACTAGGATAAGAATTTagagaatgagataagggaacaGAGGAATTGCACGGGCTTGTGACCCATGTATTTGTGACGAGGCGTGAATGATCGGAACGACTGCGGAAGGAAACtctacctacttgtttttggagatatTTTTGaaagagaagggtattgtcagagtaaggggctgtagggggaataaaaaagaatcGATCCCATATGGCTGTGCCAAAatgggtactcaaaaggtttgcagaggtgaaagcagtagaaggaagaaggcggGAGGAAGATAGGGTGGTATGGAGAGATGCAGTACTGTGGGGAGGACAATAAGGGTGAAAAGTAGTAATAAGGTGGGAGGGGGCAGACagtgaagaagactgtgcagtaggagatggagtggaggttgttgggagagaggaaggggtgtattcttaATGTGTGCAATGACTTGGGTGGATGATTCGGAATGGACAGAAATGACATCGAGGAAGGGATAGTAGTGTCAGTGGTCGCagccatggtcaaaggagaggcaggggtcaggaaaccagagaaatcaaatttagatataGGCTAGTTAACGAAGAAGAAAACCTTAATGTtactaataagggtaaaaaaaattaattgttggccatggtgagcctgaaataaatggggagaagaAACGGTCTAGCCCTCAGGGTCCTCATAAAGGATAAGGGCTAGgcgattaaccaagggaatagtGCCCATCACTCCcggaggccgttcaggactgataCAAAGCCAGCCtgtcatcctttcagcacggctcacaaaccttaggaagtggacagaagggatgaagaagaccAGGAAACAGAATGGGGGAGAATAAAAGACCACGCAAAATTACTTGGGGCGAGGGTTGAGGTACAAAGCAGGGATGAACCCCTACTCTGGGCCTCAATCTCCATCTCCTAATTGCCCCACGATGACAACAAGCAAGGAATTAGAGGGGTTTCCGCCGGGTAAATGCCCATTGTTGAATTTATACAAAGATCCAACTTCATGTGAAGTGCATCAATCCCTGCAATGGTCATATTTAAATATGTGAGAGAAGTCTTGTTAGACTGGGCTTCTCGATAGAGGCGTTTCAAAAGATAAAGGCAGAAAAGTAGATATTACAGTCGTTAAGCTATTATTGGCAAAGTATaatggcgaaaagggtaaaaagtgagttaacgattaggataagtggacagaaggggatgacgaagagaaggaaatggaaagaaggataagaaaagaccttgcaaaattagttaggcgagggctgaggtccaaggtagggacattgggcctcagtccccatcTCCACGACAATAACGAGCAAGAGATTGGAGATATGTAGTACATGAAAGATCATGAAATTATGATCTATCATAACTACATATATCAGTTTCTCTAGGAAAGAAAATTTATTCCAAAATATTGGAAATATCCAAAATGCCTGTGAATTAACTTTCTCAACTGTAAATTTACAGGGATAATCAAGTTTTCAAGGTTTCACATATACTAATAGTAGTAGGGTGTCCAAAGTTTTCCCCATTCcatagtattctatttatttattgaaaaaattgtCGTGTCATCATTTAATGTCGTTGGTGGTGTATTTAAAACATAGCCATAGCATGAGGCTTGGGGGCAAAGGCCCCAGGTAAGGAAGcgctatatgacatcaaaggttatatggcgctatggtaaagtatagtagcgaaaagggttaggaatgagttaatgattagggtaaagttacaggttgaacagCACTaaagggtagtatggtagtgaaaaaggTAGAGACGCAGAGCTGATGGGGTAGAGTACAAGGGAAAGGTTGTTAGAAGGCTTATGGGACTTGGGAGCATTATGACTAGTACTGTGGTGAAAACGGTAAGAGTGAGTTAACGAATAGGATATGTGGACAGAACAAtaggatgaagaaaggaaaaatgagaggaggagaagaaaagaccatgccaaattagttgaggcgagggctgaggaccaaggtaagGCTGATCCCTACATTGGCCCTGAGTCCCCATCTCCTAAGACTCCCATGACAACAGTGAGcaagggattgggagggggggggggttccgtaACGGACatctgtttacatatattatgGGTATATCTCATGTAGTGTTACACAGATTAAGGGAACATTATTCTTTGTGTAACTGACAAATTCTTGAATAAAATAAGACAGTATGCTATACACTTCTAAATATCATttgctttcccccaaaaaaaatgtttatattcaaAATTCTAGTTAATATAATGCATTTATCTTTTAATACATATGGAGGATTTTTGGAGTAAAACAGAATTTCAAAGTAAAATTTCTTTACAAAATCCCTAATTACAATCAGTACTTTTCTGCTTCTTTAACAGTTACATGCATAACTTTTTTATCTACATTCTCTTCACcctggaaaaattatatataagtccCAATTACTTGCTTTCTCAAGATACATTAGCAGATGTGAAAAGCTTTTAACATATGAAATATCTGTACACTGCTTCAACACAATGCTGCCTCAGTATTATACATGGAAAGACAAGATTaattacatttcttttctcttgcaaCATGAATGACAAGAATTTTTTCAGCAGACAAATGCTATTGAGAAACTTTTACACATTTATGCACAGATTTTATGTCAAGCTTGTTATATTAGGAAAAAATACCTATCCTTTACCATCCCTGATTActccccatatgtatatatatcacaaacaaaatTCATTTGTACAAGAAAAGCCATTCATGCTAAAGGAAATCGGGTACATTTTTCAGGCAATTGAAGTTATTGACACTTCAGGGAGGCTCTTAATTACTGTTCATCATAAGCCCTATGTATAAGTTTGGtcatctttcactctctccactAGCTATTAGTTGGAGATGCTTTCACTGGGGAAGGGACAACAAGGTGCTCTGGTTGTTGGGGAGGTAAGCAACATTGCGATTCTTTGACAGCCTGTAAGAGAGAAAAAGCCACAGTAAATTTAAGCTATTCTAGAGGTTCGATTCGAAGTTATTAAATTCACCCAGCTCTTGCTACAAGTGAAATCAGTTGTTCTTCAGTATGTCAAGGTCTGTTTATCATATTTACTTTGCTTCTAACAATCTAACACCATCAAGTATTTGTTCTGCTTGAACTTATTGTTGTTTTCTGAAGCACAACCTATGAagtatcattttaattttccttcctcCAAACAAACAGATTAATAATTTCCTAAAGAATAACAAATGTTCTAGCATCCAATACTTCTAAATATTTTCACAGTTAAGCAACAAGAGTAAGcagcctcctgctgctcctcctcacCTGTAAGCAATGTCCTCAGAGGCCTCAATCCTCCTGAGTTCCACCAAGCCTTCTCCAGCCTCACCAAAGGACTTGGCGAGTAAAGTGGCAGCTGTGGCATCACCATCGGCACTGATAATAGCAGCCTTCTTCTCTTGCTCAGCCTATAGGGGGAAATATTGAAATTAAAACATGAACCACTAGGTCATTTGTCTATTGATTTCATGAAAACTGAATATCAATCTTTTTTGACTGCTTAAAGTACAAAATTTAGCTCAGGTTACAAAAGTATCTGATTTGCCAAAAATAATACAACTttacaaaaatcatgataattaaacaaaaacagtTTTTAGTTTTAAACAAACTGGAGACATATTAAAATCAAACTATTGTTCTTTGCACATCAAAGAAATAAGATATGTTCTTGTCTTGCAACTCTATGCTTGCATCAATTGCCTATTTGAAAACTCTAGTGTCTAGAAATTCAAATACAAgttcaaaatatataatctaagaATTTTGAACTAATGCAAAAAGTCCCTAACCATGaatggctttttcttttttgtttacgaAGATTGAGGCAATAATGGGATTCACTGATTTCTAATAAAGAAcaggaatattttaaaattcagaaTTCTCTTTGATTTTCTACTTAAAACATTCTCTAAACTTTGCACACACAAAATTCAGCTTAACAACTTAAAAGGTAATCAATACCAGTGATGAAATGATTTAATATTAGCCAAATTAATCTTACCTTTTCTACTAAGAACTTTGCTCTCTCAGCTTCCTGTTGGGCAACCTGCTTCAGCTCAACAGCCTGAGTGAACTCTTTCCCAAAGGTCAAATGGGTCTGAAAAACACAATTTGTTGAAGAGGGTATCGCAACATCTATTAGCTCTAACATTTCAATTCATAAACCTTAAGAGTGAAGAGGTAAGAACGCTTATGCCATGTGGGAATAAACATAAAAGAGAACTCGATGCAAAGGCAAGCATAATTACAATTGAAATGTCATCCAGGATCAATCCGAATTGTGCAGAACGTTCCGTGAGAGCTTCACTGACACTGCGAGAAaccttttctctctgtgtgaTCAGCTCTCCTGCATCAAAACGAGCCTGAAGAGGaaacaaatatcattatcacctgCTTTTGGCTTTATAATTAATTACAATTCACCTCTAGGAATCATTAGTCCTCAACCTCTTATCCAATGCaccttttattaattaaatatcttCCATGTAGCATTTACTCCTCTTGTTGtcaaatcatttttaatattCCAGTCATTACAAAACCAGAAATTATAGTAGATTTTATAGCTCTAGGAAGCATTTTCTATATACAAGTACATTTCTTTACTAACCACAACAGCCTTTAAAACTTCATTGGTGATGGAAGGCAACACTCTGTCTTCATAGTCAATACCAAGGGTAGTGTAGATCTTTGGAAGCTCAGAGCCACGTGGTCGGAATAGCACACGAAGGGTGATGTTCACGGTCTGTAAAtctgaaacagaaaaaagatgtCGGTCATTCAACCTATtaaaaagtttataatatataagcactttattttttaaatgtttttatttgggAAGCCATTCTATTTCAAAT encodes the following:
- the LOC119574440 gene encoding LOW QUALITY PROTEIN: prohibitin-like (The sequence of the model RefSeq protein was modified relative to this genomic sequence to represent the inferred CDS: deleted 1 base in 1 codon), which translates into the protein MAQQLANLFTRVGQIGFGVAVVGGVVNSALYNVDAGHRAVIFDRFSGVKESVMGEGTHFFIPWVQRPIVFDTRTRPRNVPVVTGSKDLQTVNITLRVLFRPRGSELPKIYTTLGIDYEDRVLPSITNEVLKAVVARFDAGELITQREKVSRSVSEALTERSAQFGLILDDISITHLTFGKEFTQAVELKQVAQQEAERAKFLVEKAEQEKKAAIISADGDATAATLLAKSFGEAGEGLVELRRIEASEDIAYRLSKNRNVAYSPTTRAPCCPFPSESISN